The Aspergillus chevalieri M1 DNA, chromosome 5, nearly complete sequence genome includes a region encoding these proteins:
- a CDS encoding uncharacterized protein (TransMembrane:1 (o6-25i)), producing the protein MQKNITICVIILITLGAVVTSWLAFRYWRRRFKHELLVSYHIGKQRIPVRDLAPVQAPSTSTSSSGGPVERLERPAKKKREKRVTRESIAEPLVVRQTRDYVNRQQETMTAHSPVAPAPSPPSTHTSPPPTTITSAPQDKGKQRNTSEWSADGLTPVTEQSSPSAPVQGEWSSMSNAEASYEW; encoded by the coding sequence atgcagaagaatatcacCATCTGCGTCATAATCCTCATCACCTTGGGAGCAGTAGTAACCTCCTGGTTGGCATTTCGCTACTGGAGAAGGAGATTCAAGCATGAACTGCTGGTGAGCTACCATATCGGAAAACAGCGCATACCAGTTAGGGACCTAGCTCCAGTGCAAGCACCCTCGACATCGACATCTAGCTCCGGCGGGCCAGTGGAACGGCTTGAGCGGCCTgcgaaaaagaagagagagaagagagtgaCACGCGAATCAATCGCAGAACCCTTGGTCGTGAGACAGACGAGGGACTATGTGAACAGACAGCAAGAGACTATGACTGCTCATTCTCCTGTCGCTCCtgctccctctcctccctctaCGCATACTTCTCCTCCCCCTACCACGATTACAAGCGCGCCACAAGACAAGGGGAAGCAACGCAATACGAGTGAGTGGTCAGCCGACGGACTGACGCCAGTTACCGAACAAAGCAGCCCTAGTGCACCCGTGCAGGGGGAATGGTCAAGCATGAGCAACGCAGAAGCGTCGTACGAATGGTGA
- a CDS encoding THADA/TRM732 family protein (BUSCO:EOG09260OZU;~COG:D;~EggNog:ENOG410PIB4;~InterPro:IPR019442,IPR016024;~PFAM:PF10350), with product MEIDSSTGVRGDTRWPEMETISQNIDVVPEATLKKISKGPLVEFTHECDDFEKVNRVWQSLFKTFSTASISHDHTTTSCNALGAFLDAATASKPEKTRQLVYSHDTWLAVFEVYLDRFEDTKPKPMKQVLTSLVKVLTKQRSQEGSEQILSNIVDETVPSIVLGEPRSRRKPSFVSLEIFIRKNAITPAELICRVQDWLLKNHERWTPVLQDDCKALSIDIPRFISQSPSEFWSRATAAKIFVLGFLSQAKNADFASSAGATLAALFQKLKAAPDPSYFSPEETQELMSSWVPPVKHVMLQNLDGLEFMSNQILYPLSSIDTNGFRFFMDNLPYKSLVAGDMTDGSSEEFMLLFTALQGAKKIGLVHEDRYFSKAASSKQPKDQPLVVKSEVIGQCLLHREPSIRIAALSLLITAPTITKPVTSAAMRSLLKGLPAMHADPDPYMRGEILSLTRRLILRLKGGIIKDKEDQTEVTMSANQKKQPAFATSDSETWECMTAYLNFLKSDLQPTASYPRHITSLKALKLILEAGLDPRVHGAPPHKTDGNEVKWKFDMEIFDVNLLRLLVDLLLDPFEEVRATALSLINLFPRNILLGGLRQTDQPSDTVLQLTTALERAERLASNTSRADHADTVARLHHLLFCAAAPGSATSESVWWETKAGVVDIIIKKLEEKLSTAGGLFNSSMRDAPLHGYVSGLRYIVLTPNFYSLISDQSGTYQGWESVHARIVSLCDKIWNEVKPVLCIDSPEGHTDEPTEDLSVGPKDILSYSWRALRESSLLLYATLSNSNYGPQGEQGLKRADYEKIGSASFTQLAELRHRGAFSTVSQTFATCCQRCGQSKDPAISSLPDAWYQEANKIIFETASKLTRRSAGLPALVTGILTSKPGGPLFKHVIDDLHEISRLPAKHDTNSQEMELPQVHAMNCLKDIFTNTKLGPHTVPFIMSALNLSAERLGSPIWALRNSGLMLFRALLTRMCRLITGSNLGFGGTSGSEPGARISFQKYPGLVQLLSSLLASPGANQDGDEDNAVLTERVFPALELIGEKVPTYAGPDEMILRQLVREQLKSPVWGIREHAARVYASLLDRSDILGEVRALLDIDQDVKTQNFVHGKALCVRFALRRLASSSLLDWNRQMEEVTSIVRDVFAALFPLARSPFLATAFVEVLADIAEKSVEVEVEGKIAPFLDEIFSTYDFHDVLNYVFDSSHPSWKALSTTRASSLLRRVLSWAEFLRLFASNRVEELMSLFQSISAFDSNAGRSLLEKTQEVFGEKEQYRSTLLDLYVSVILGDYSEEVKGEAVLNLANILEVLLDFRHDNIKGVDLPWEALSKQLDSDAEAHTRSRDLADAELRLQGSLLAARINSSQGQSLSAYEYDLRKWATKLRFAMQEETEFTTRYAAVASLNTFARVLRPLGSPPRVDHIFLDAYLALYDMLNDDDEELRDIATSTASWVLSYSSVSLSKAVALSPLNAASLLAEFITRNYTNSKLLCQKIIRYSTGQEPRIGGSIDTTKLVSVSDTISELRKESTVLFVEEKQNLFIDEVREVNVWPKKLLYLIEASYEDATVKELFAWVSSGLDYLVKITSDDAGKDGLLGWAAKPEIFTLGMRVVNIAAILASKEFPASALLGDGQAALEGQLKSLLSNGKTACLHHDWIVGIERALEIS from the exons ATGGAAATTGACTCATCAACTGGTGTCCGCGGCGACACAAGATGGCCGGAGATGGAGACCATTTCGCAGAATATAGATGTGGTGCCGGAAGCCACGTTGAAAAAGATTTCCAAGGGCCCTTTGGTGGAATTCACGCATGAATGCGACGATTTTGA GAAAGTGAACCGGGTATGGCAAAGTCTTTTCAAGACCTTTTCTACAGCATCTATTTCCCATGACCATACGACGACCTCGTGTAACGCTTTGGGAGCTTTCCTAGATGCTGCCACTGCTTCCAAACCTGAAAAGACCAGACAGCTCGTCTATTCCCATGACACATGGCTTGCCGTGTTCGAAGTCTACCTGGACCGATTTGAGGAcaccaagcccaagcccatGAAGCAGGTCTTGACTTCTTTGGTCAAAGTCTTAACGAAGCAACGCAGTCAAGAAGGTTCGGAGCAAATCTTGTCCAATATCGTTGATGAGACAGTTCCCAGCATCGTACTTGGCGAGCCTCGTTCTCGACGAAAGCCGTCCTTCGTCTCCTTGGAGATCTTCATTCGCAAGAATGCGATCACGCCGGCTGAACTGATCTGCAGAGTTCAAGATTGGCTTTTGAAAAATCATGAAAGATGGACGCCGGTTCTCCAAGATGACTGCAAAGCCCTATCGATAGATATCCCTCGATTCATAAGCCAAAGCCCCAGTGAATTTTGGTCCAGAGCTACTGCAGCTAAGATATTTGTCCTGGGTTTCCTGTCACAAGCGAAAAATGCAGACTTTGCTTCGTCTGCTGGAGCCACGCTTGCAGCCCTTTTCCAGAAACTAAAAGCGGCCCCAGACCCCAGCTACTTCTCTCCAGAGGAGACGCAAGAACTGATGTCATCCTGGGTTCCTCCAGTTAAACACGTTATGCTGCAAAACTTGGATGGTTTAGAGTTTATGTCAAATCAGATCCTTTATCCTTTGTCTAGCATTGACACTAATGGATTCCGTTTCTTCATGGACAATTTACCATACAAGAGCCTTGTCGCTGGCGACATGACCGATGGTTCTTCCGAAGAGTTCATGCTCCTCTTTACAGCATTGCAAGGGGCGAAGAAAATTGGACTTGTTCATGAAGATA GATATTTCTCTAAGGCTGCTTCGTCCAAGCAACCCAAAGACCAACCCCTGGTTGTGAAGAGTGAAGTCATCGGTCAATGTCTCCTTCATCGAGAACCCAGTATCAGAATAGCAGCCCTTTCCTTGCTAATTACAGCCCCAACCATAACCAAACCTGTTACTTCGGCTGCCATGCGATCTCTTCTCAAGGGTCTACCTGCAATGCACGCCGACCCTGATCCGTATATGCGAGGCGAGATTCTCAGCTTAACCCGTAGGCTGATTCTCCGTCTCAAGGGTGGTATCATAAAGGACAAAGAGGACCAGACCGAAGTCACGATGTCCGCAAATCAGAAGAAACAGCCGGCCTTTGCAACAAGCGATTCCGAGACCTGGGAATGCATGACCGCTTACCTCAATTTCTTGAAGTCTGACTTGCAGCCTACAGCTTCATATCCTCGTCATATCACTTCGCTGAAAGCATTGAAACTCATCTTAGAGGCTGGTCTGGATCCCCGAGTTCATGGTGCTCCTCCTCACAAAACAGACGGAAATGAGGTTAAGTGGAAGTTCGACATGGAAATATTCGACGTCAATCTTCTCAGACTATTAGTCGACCTCCTGCTTGATCCATTTGAGGAAGTGAGAGCAACGGCGCTCAGTCTCATAAATTTGTTTCCTCGAAACATTCTTTTGGGTGGTCTGCGCCAAACAGACCAACCGTCGGACACAGTGCTTCAACTTACAACAGCCTTGGAACGAGCTGAGAGGCTAGCAAGCAACACCAGTAGAGCTGATCATGCAGACACCGTCGCCAGGTTGCATCATTTGCTTTTCTGTGCAGCAGCTCCAGGTAGTGCCACGTCTGAGTCGGTCTGGTGGGAGACTAAGGCTGGAGTTGTCGATATCATTATAAAAAAGTTGGAAGAAAAGCTCTCAACTGCAGGTGGTCTTTTCAATTCTTCGATGCGTGATGCGCCTCTCCATGGCTATGTCTCTGGGCTCAGGTACATTGTTCTGACTCCTAACTTCTACTCCCTGATCTCGGATCAGTCAGGAACGTATCAAGGATGGGAGTCTGTTCACGCAAGGATAGTATCGCTCTGCGACAAGATTTGGAACGAGGTTAAACCAGTGCTCTGCATTGACTCTCCTGAGGGGCATACAGACGAACCGACCGAGGACCTTTCGGTTGGACCGAAGGATATTCTATCCTACTCCTGGCGTGCTCTACGAGAGTCAAG TCTTCTACTCTATGCGACTCTGTCGAACTCTAATTATGGACCCCAAGGGGAGCAAGGGCTCAAGAGAGCTGACTACGAGAAAATTGGAAGCGCTAGCTTCACCCAGCTTGCTGAACTCCGCCATAGAGGTGCATTCTCAACCGTGTCCCAAACGTTTGCCACTTGTTGTCAACGCTGTGGTCAATCGAAAGATCCAGCTATCTCCTCGCTACCTGATGCGTGGTATCAG GAAGCAAATAAAATCATTTTCGAGACGGCATCCAAGCTTACACGTCGTTCAGCTGGTCTCCCTGCACTGGTTACTGGAATTCTCACCTCCAAGCCCGGCGGGCCGCTGTTCAAGCATGTTATCGATGACCTTCATGAGATATCTCGCCTGCCTGCCAAACATGACACGAACAGTCAAGAAATGGAGCTACCTCAGGTTCATGCGATGAATTGTTTGAAGGATATCTTCACCAACACCAAGCTTGGTCCGCATACTGTACCTTTCATCATGTCCGCTCTCAATCTGTCGGCTGAGCGGCTTGGATCACCAAT CTGGGCTCTCCGTAATTCCGGATTGATGCTCTTCCGCGCCCTGCTGACACGAATGTGTCGACTTATTACCGGATCCAATCTAGGGTTCGGTGGGACCTCTGGGTCGGAGCCCGGGGCTCGTATCTCATTCCAGAAATACCCCGGCTTGGTCCAGCTTCTGTCAAGCCTTCTGGCATCGCCAGGTGCAAACCAAGACGGTGATGAGGACAACGCTGTCCTGACAGAAAGAGTTTTCCCCGCTCTTGAACTAATCGGTGAAAAGGTTCCGACATACGCTGGCCCTGATGAGATGATATTGCGTCAGCTGGTCCGCGAGCAGCTCAAGAGTCCTGTTTGGGGTATCAGGGAGCACGCAGCCCGTGTCTATGCGTCGCTATTGGATCGTTCTGATATCTTGGGCGAGGTTAGAGCGCTGCTTGATATTGACCAGGATGTTAAGACACAGAACTTCGTTCATGGAAAAGCACTCTGTGTCAGATTTGCCTTGCGGAGACTCGCATCGTCGTCTCTCCTGGACTGGAACA gacaaatggaagaagtgACTTCCATTGTGAGAGATGTCTTCGCCGCATTGTTTCCTCTTGCCCGATCGCCGTTCCTTGCTACAGCCTTCGTGGAGGTATTGGCGGACATCGCCGAAAAGAGTGTTGAGGTGGAAGTCGAAG GCAAAATCGCACCCTTCTTAGATGAGATTTTCAGCACCTATGATTTCCACGACGTTCTGAACTACGTATTCGATTCATCTCATCCCTCCTGGAAGGCTCTAAgtaccacccgtgcttcgTCTCTACTCCGCAGAGTCCTCTCATGGGCCGAATTCCTGAGGCTCTTTGCTTCGAACAGAGTCGAGGAACTTATGTCCCTGTTCCAGAGTATCTCTGCTTTCGATTCGAATGCTGGCAGGTcgttgttggagaagacgCAGGAAGTCTTTGGCGAAAAGGAGCAATACAGAAGCACGCTCCTCGATCTCTATGTGTCCGTTATCCTAGGAGACTATTCAGAGGAGGTAAAGGGAGAAGCAGTCCTGAACCTGGCAAACATTCTGGAGGTTCTGCTCGATTTCCGTCATGACAATATCAAGGGTGTTGATTTGCCGTGGGAAGCATTGAGCAAGCAATTGGACTCCGACGCGGAAGCACATACACGGAGTAGGGATCTAGCCGACGCAGAGTTACGCCTTCAAGGCAGCCTTCTTGCTGCGAGAATTAACTCGAGCCAGGGGCAATCGTTATCGGCGTATGAGTACGATCTCCGCAAGTGGGCGACGAAGCTTCGTTTCGCCATGCAGGAGGAAACG GAATTCACTACCAGATACGCAGCTGTGGCATCTCTAAACACTTTTGCACGTGTTCTGCGCCCGCTTGGCAGTCCTCCTCGAGTGGACCACATCTTCCTGGACGCCTACCTTGCGTTGTATGACATGCTGAatgatgacgacgaagagCTTCGTGATATCGCCACGTCGACAGCATCGTGGGTTCTTTCGTACTCTTCGGTATCTCTTTCAAAGGCCGTTGCTCTATCTCCTTTGAACGCTGCCAGTCTACTTGCGGAGTTCATTACACGCAACTACACCAACTCCAAGCTTCTCTGTCAAAAGATCATTCGCTACAGCACTGGACAAGAGCCCCGGATCGGCGGATCCATCGACACAACCAAGCTCGTTTCCGTTTCTGATACCATCTCCGAACTTAGAAAGGAGAGCACGGTGTTGTTCGTGGAGGAGAAGCAGAACCTGTTCATTGACGAAGTCCGCGAGGTCAATGTCTGGCCCAAGAAACTCTTATACCTCATCGAGGCATCATACGAGGACGCTACAGTGAAGGAACTCTTCGCCTGGGTATCCAGTGGATTGGACTATCTGGTCAAAATTACTTCTGACGATGCTGGCAAAGATGGGCTCCTGGGTTGGGCCGCGAAGCCTGAGATCTTTACACTGGGTATGAGGGTGGTCAACATTGCGGCGATTTTGGCATCAAAGGAATTCCCTGCTTCTGCTTTGTTGGGTGATGGTCAAGCTGCACTCGAGGGACAGCTTAAGTCGCTACTCAGTAACGGGAAGACTGCGTGTCTCCATCATGACTGGATTGTGGGAATTGAGCGTGCATTGGAGATCTCATGA
- the TIM23 gene encoding protein transporter TIM23 (BUSCO:EOG09264NC7;~COG:U;~EggNog:ENOG410PGJA;~PFAM:PF02466;~TransMembrane:1 (i182-200o)) produces MAIWDSFSGRKQAQSDPFDPSTAAQDATSFLSDAAIPDPTQLHPLSGLNQDTLDYITLEDSALDELPGSRSVLPSRGWSDDLCYGTGSTYLAGLTLGGVWGLAEGLRRTPVTAPPKIRLNGVLNSVTRRGPFLGNSAGVVAMVYNGLNSGIGYARGKHDAANSIIAGGLSGMVFKSTRGLKPMAISGGIVAGVAGGWAVVRKAFL; encoded by the exons ATGGCTATTTGGGATTCGTTTAGTGGCCGCAAACAGGCCCAATCCGACCCTTTCGACCCCTCGACCGCCGCACAGGATGCTACATCTTTCCTCTCAGATGCCGCAATTCCCGACCCTACTCAACTTCACCCTTTGTCTGGCTTGAACCAAGACACTCTCGACTACATCACCCTTGAAGACTCCGCGCTCGACGAACTGCCCGGTTCGCGATCCGTTCTGCCGTCCCGCGGATGGTCGGATGACCTATGTTATGGAACTGGCTCTACCTATCTGGCGGGATTGACGCTGGGAGGAGTATGGGGTCTTGCTGAAGGATTGAGGCGGACACCAGTGACTGCGCCTCCGAAGATCCGGCTGAACGGTGTTCTGAACTCGGTCACCAGAAGAGGTCCTTTCCTCGGTAACTCTGCGGGTGTGGTGGCTATGGTGTACAACGGTCTCAACTCGGGGATTGGGTATGCTCGGGGGAAGCATGATGCCGCGAACAGCATCATTGCTGGTGGTCTGAGTGGAATGGTTTTCAAGAGTACCCGCGGGCTTAAGCCCATGGCGATTTCGGGAGGCATTGTGGCCGGTGTCGCAGGCGGCTGGGCT GTTGTGAGGAAGGCTTTCCTGTAA
- the ilv3 gene encoding dihydroxy-acid dehydratase ILV3 (COG:E;~EggNog:ENOG410PFSR;~InterPro:IPR000581,IPR004404,IPR037237,IPR042096, IPR020558;~PFAM:PF00920;~go_function: GO:0003824 - catalytic activity [Evidence IEA];~go_function: GO:0004160 - dihydroxy-acid dehydratase activity [Evidence IEA];~go_process: GO:0009082 - branched-chain amino acid biosynthetic process [Evidence IEA]): MLLSQPRGRVPSALRSLSKTSFALRSLSTTLPRANKTPAETDSALNKVSRHVTQPISQGASQAMLYATGLNEADMNKAQVGISSVWYNGNPCNMHLLDLNNRVRDGVQKAGLVGFQFNTVGVSDAISMGTKGMRYSLQSRDLIADSIETVMGGQWYDANISIPGCDKNMPGVLMAMGRVNRPSLMVYGGTIKPGCAAMQGNADIDIVSAFQAYGQFLTGDITEPQRFDIIRNACPGGGACGGMYTANTMATAIEVMGMTLPGSSSNPAESAAKDLECLAAGEAIKKLLVEDIRPSDILTRQAFENAMIVVNITGGSTNAVLHLIAIADSVGVKLDIEDFQKVSDRTPFLADLKPSGKYVMADLHKIGGTPSLLKFLLKEGVIDGSGMTVTGETLAKNLEKVPDFPEDQKIIRPMSNPIKKTGHIQILRGSLAPGGSVGKITGKEGTSFTGKARVFDEEDEFIAALERNEIKKDEKTVVVIRYTGPKGGPGMPEMLKPSSALMGAGLGDSCALITDGRFSGGSHGFLIGHIVPEAAVGGPIGLVKDGDVITIDAEKRILDLDVEEPELVERRKEWEEKKAAGQLPPTGLTMRGTLGKYARTVKDASHGCITDSVE, translated from the exons AGACTTCCTTTGCTCT TCGCTCCCTCTCAACCACCCTCCCCCGCGCAAACAAAACCCCCGCCGAAACCGACTCCGCCCTCAACAAAGTCTCCCGCCATGTCACCCAGCCCATCTCCCAGGGTGCATCGCAGGCCATGCTGTACGCCACGGGCCTGAACGAAGCCGACATGAACAAAGCCCAAGTCGGTATCTCCTCCGTCTGGTACAACGGCAACCCGTGCAACATGCACCTGCTGGACCTGAATAACCGGGTGCGGGACGGCGTGCAGAAGGCCGGGTTGGTAGGGTTCCAGTTCAACACGGTTGGCGTGAGTGATGCGATTAGTATGGGCACCAAGGGCATGCGGTACTCGTTGCAGAGTCGGGATTTGATTGCAGATTCGATTGAGACGGTTATGGGGGGTCAGTGGTATGATGCGAATATCAGCATTCCGGGCTGTGATAAGAATATGCCTGGTGTGCTTATGGCGATGGGGCGGGTGAACCGGCCGAGTTTGATGGTTTATGGAGGCACGATCAAGCCTGGTTGTGCCGCTATGCAGGGGAATGCGGATATTGATATTGTCTCTGCGTTCCAGGCGTACGGGCAGTTTTTGACGGGGGATATTACCGAGCCGCAGCGGTTTGATATTATCCGGAATGCGTGCCCTGGCGGCGGCGCTTGTGGTGGTATGTACACGGCTAACACGATGGCTACCGCTATTGAGGTTATGGGTATGACTCTGCCTGGTTCGTCGTCGAACCCGGCTGAATCCGCCGCCAAGGACCTCGAATGTCTGGCGGCTGGTGAGGCCATCAAGAAGCTGTTGGTCGAGGATATCCGCCCCTCGGACATCCTTACCCGCCAGGCCTTCGAGAACGCCATGATCGTCGTCAACATCACTGGTGGTTCGACCAACGCTGTTCTGCACCTGATTGCCATCGCCGATTCCGTCGGCGTCAAGCTCGACATCGAAGACTTCCAGAAGGTCTCGGACCGCACGCCCTTCCTGGCCGACCTCAAGCCCTCGGGCAAGTACGTCATGGCCGACCTGCACAAAATCGGCGGTACGCCCTCGCTGCTCAAGTTCCTGCTCAAGGAGGGTGTCATCGATGGCTCCGGCATGACCGTTACCGGTGAGACGCTGGCCAAGAACCTCGAGAAGGTACCCGACTTCCCCGAGGACCAGAAGATTATCCGCCCCATGTCGAACCCGATCAAGAAGACTGGTCACATTCAGATTCTGCGCGGTTCGTTGGCGCCGGGTGGTAGTGTTGGTAAGATTACTGGTAAGGAGGGTACTTCGTTCACCGGTAAGGCGCGTGTGttcgatgaggaggatgagttCATTGCTGCGCTGGAGCGCAACGAGATCAAGAAGGACGAGAAGACCGTCGTTGTCATCCGGTACACCGGACCCAAGGGTGGTCCCGGCATGCCTG AAATGCTCAAGCCCTCCTCTGCCCTCATGGGCGCCGGCCTCGGCGACTCCTGCGCGCTCATCACCGATGGCCGTTTCTCCGGCGGTTCTCACGGTTTCCTGATCGGCCATATCGTCCCCGAAGCCGCCGTCGGCGGACCGATCGGTCTCGTCAAGGACGGCGACGTGATCACCATTGACGCCGAGAAGCGCATTCTGGACCTCGATGTTGAGGAGCCGGAGCTTGTGGAGAGACGGAAGGAgtgggaggagaagaaggcggcTGGCCAGTTGCCGCCTACGGGGTTGACGATGAGGGGGACGCTCGGGAAGTATGCTCG GACTGTTAAGGATGCTAGTCACGGGTGTATTACGGACTCTGTGGAGTAA